GATTCTGATTGTGAAGGTGACATCTTGAGTTGTGCGGATTGCGGATCATTCCCAAAAAAACCGTTCCAGCAACAATTGACGGCTGAGTTGCTAATCTGATGCTGTTCTCCTTTTCCTGACCTGGTCTTCAATCCATGTATAGGTTTTCCTGAGCCCTACCTCCAGAGGCTGCGATGGCTTCCAACCTAATTTCTTATAGATCAAGCGATTATCAGAATTTCTCCCTCTCACCCCTAGCGGACCCTCGATGTGCTTCTTGGTCAATTTCTTCCCAGCAATTGTCATTATCAAGTCAGCAAGCTGATTTATTGAAACCATCTCTTCTGAGCCGATATTCACGGGACCAGCAAAGTCCGAACGCATGAATCTGATCGTGCCTTCGAGGCACTCGTCGATATACAAGAAAGATCTTGTTTGTTCCCCATCGCCCCAGATCTCTATCTCTCCTCCATCAGGGGCTTCTGCGACTTTTCTGCAGATTGCTGCGGGAGCTTTTTCTCTGCCATCACACCATGAACCTTCTGGTCCAAATATGTTATGGTAACGTGCTATTCGCACCTCCAGACCATAGTTTCTCTGAAATGCCAGGTACATACGTTCACTGAACAGCTTCTCCCAGCCATATTCGCTGTCCGGCTCGGCGGGATAGACACTATCTTCCGAACAATTCGGATTGCTTGGATCCATCTGGTTGTACTCAGGGTAAACACACGCAGAGGATGAATAGAAAATCTTCCTTGCATTCGTCCTGTAGCATGCTTCCAACATGTTAAGATTGATCATTGCGGAGTTGTGCATCACATCCGCATCATTTTCCCCAGTAAAAACATAGCCAGCCCCACCCATATCAGCAGCCAGTTGATATACTTCATCAAATCTTTGATCTACTATTGTTATGCATAGTTGTGGATCACGAAGATCGCCTATGACGAAATCGTCGGCCAGTGTATCTGCAAACTCGGGATACTTGAGGTCAACCCCTCTGACCCAGAAACCTTCCTTTTTGAGCCTCTTGACCAGATGATTGCCAATGAAGCCACCGGCTCCACACACTAGAGCTTTTTTCATTGAATTATCTCAAAGAGGTGGTTGGGGTGCCTCTCCCGCTGTTGAAATAGTATGCGCAGCACAGTGGGTACTAGTGCTCCGCGCTTGCCGGTTATCGGCTGTGGTCACCATGCCCGTTTCCGTCTACCGCCACGTCAGGAGGTTTTTCTTTGTTGCCAGGAACCATTGCCGATGCGGACTTCGTTACCTTCACCCTGGCCAAAATCCTCAATACTCGAAAACCGCACTCCTACCTTCTAAACCTATTGAGCGATGTCTGCTGTTTTTCTCGCTCAGGGCCAACCCAACCAAGACACAAAAGAGTATTCCATTCGAGGTGATCTGGATGTTGAAATCGACCAGACTATGGATTAGCATGGCCACGATGGCGCCCAGGGCGCCTAGAGTAATAGCCGTCTGGAAACGGTCTCCTCCTGAATGCTTGAGCCTCTTGAATACTGTTCTGAATATCAGAAAAAGCCCCCACCCAAGGGGTATCAACACTGGCAGACCCATCTCACTGGCAATCTGCACATAGTCGTTATGCGCCTCTCGCCATCTTATGTTGGACCCAGCAGGGCTTACTGCAGTAAATGACCACGGGAAGGTGCCCAGGCCCGTGCCCCACAGTGGGTATTCTTCAATCAGTTGAGTGGTTGTCTTCGCTGCACCCAGTCTACCATTGAAACCAATTTCCTGTTGATTGCTGAATGACCCTATACGTCTGAACAGGTCATTGGATCCAAGGAAACAAAGGGTAACCACAAGCACAAAAGAAGTTATAGCCAGCGAGATCTTCCACCTTTGCCAGCCCAGGCGGCTGTAGAAAACAGCACCCATAAACATGAGTGAAGCAGAAGTTGCAATCCAGCCGCCCCTGGACATGCTTAACAGAAGGGCAATGAAGATGAGCGCAAGGCACGAGCCAAGGAGCATCTTCTCCGCCCTGGAACGGAAAAAAAGATAGCCCAGACCAAACAGAAACACCATTTCTAGATAGCCAGCAGCGTGATTGGGGTTGACAAAAGTTGAGTTCAATCGGTGGCCATCCAGTCTATACTTCCAGAATGCTGGGATGGATCCACCAGCATATTTGATAAAACCCAGCAGGGAAATCAGCACGCCCATGCCAAGGAGCAAGACGAGCATCCTGCGGATAGCAGCCTTCGAAGATGCAAGATCATATGTCAGGTAGAAGGCGGCTATATAGAGAAGCAGGCGCATGAATGCCCAGGAAGTGGCTTGTCTGTACATAGAAAAGAACCATGACACGCCTGCCAGGAGCAGAAGCAAACCGATTGGCAGATCCAGGACCGTCCTAGGCAACAAAGGCTCACCCTGCCAGAGTCTCCTGATCATCATGGCGGTGAGCGCCAGGAGTACCAGCCAGAGAGAGATGCAGAAGGCCCAGCGCTCTGTAGCCCCGCGGGCAAGAGGAGCGAAGATCAGCAGGCCGAAAAAGGCGGCTTGCTGGATCGCAGCTGCCAGGGCCGCGTTGCGGGTCGCAGGTTGCAACTTCCGCGTTCTGCGTCGCGAGTTTGTCGAGTTTATTTTACTTTTCACTTCTAGCTCTTGACCCCCGACCCTTGACTCTTGGGCCTCAACCTGAAGTGGTTACCGGTTATCTACCTGAACAAACCTTGACAAAATCATAACGACCATTATAATGACTATACCAAAAGCAGGAGGGCCCTATGCAGCCTATTGATCAATTTGTACCTGTCACCAAGGCCAAGAGCATATTCTTGGAGCTGGTCAGGAAGATCAGCGAGACTGATGACACTATAGCCATTACCAAGAACGGGGTGCCTGAGGTAGTTCTTCTCAGCATGAGCAAATTTCAGAACCTTCTCGAAACCCTGGAAATCCTCTCTGATGAGAAGGCCATGAAGTCCATCCGAAAATCGATCCGTGAGGCCAAAAAAGGAATATGGGTTGACTTCGAGCAGGTTATGGCAGAATGAAAAGCTTCAGAATCAGATTCACCGCTGAGGCTGCCAGATTAATATCCAAACTTCACCCTGAGAACAAGAAGCTTATCAAGGCCGCCCTGCGAGAGCTCCGTGAAGCTCCTTACTCCGGCCATGACCTGCAGGAGGAGCTTGCCGGCTTCAAGTCGTTCAAGTCAAAAAGATATCGCATCATCTATAGGGTAAACGATGATGAACAGTTCATTGAAATCTATTATGTCGGCCACAGAAAAGATATCTATGAACAGTTCAGGGAGTTGTTAGATCAGCTCACATAAGCCGGGATGTTTCTTCTCACGGCAAGATGCCGCTCCGAGAGAAGGCGCAAAGCACAGGCTTAAGGATTTATTGCATCACTGTTCGCTTTCTCACACTGCTTCGCCGCACAAGACCTTCTACGCTGCCGATACGGGCTTCGTTAACGTTGCCGGTTGAGGAGCTGGGTTACGGCTAGGGTTACGAGGCCCGTTTTGTCCATCGGCCACGTCCATCGGCTTTTTTTGCTACTGCGAACCGTTTCTTGTTGAGGCAGATGCCACTCCCACGGTTGAGCCAGTAGGCACTACGCAGTAAGCACCAGCCACCATCTGAGTTGTTCCTGACAATCAATACCTGATAACCGACACTGGCCAACGCAGTCTGAAGCCTGCGGCTACCGACATTTGGCCATGATCACGACTACTCCACAGTGTTGCTGCTCTTGCTCTCACTGCCTGTGGGAAGAGGACTGCTTCTGACATCAGTGGACTTGATGGTACGGTCGAATTGCCTGTCGTGACCCGTGCCAAGCGGTGGTTGAGGCGGCGGCGTAACACCAATACGCCCGGGGCCGCCTGTTGTATATGTGCGAATTTCTACAGGGTCAGCAAGGTCGCGCAGGAGATCCCAATCACTGCCGGTGGCTCCGCGAGCTCTTTCGAAGTATCGCGATGTAACCGAAGCAATTTGTCGTGCGCCGATGAGATCACAGATTGTTTCTTCTATGACCACGCCGCACAATTCTACCAGCCCCGAGAGAACCAGCACCCTGGTTCGGTAGTCTTTTTTTACTGGTTCTTCATTGGCGGCGAACAGGTTGCTGAGGTCCAAGCTTGCCACACGCGCTGCAACACCCTGTTCTACTGACAGGTTGACCGGCAGCATGTTATTGAGAGCGGCAAGGGCCGGATGTCTGGCCTGGCTCCGGGGGACATCTGCCAGGGAGTACTCCACAACGAAGTCAGTGCCGCGAGTGCCTGCAGTGGCATTCTGGGTCTGCACAACGTAGCCTTTCTCCTTGAAGCCAAACAGATCATTCACAATGAAACGTGCCTTGCCGGCCCAGAGGGAAAGCTTGCTCTTCCTCTTTCTTTCCACCGGTTTGAAGAGATACTCGGTGATCTCCAGGGTAGAGTTGGGGGCCATCCGTACACGACTCTCGTCTACAAACAGAATCTCTGCCCGGCTGTCCGTACCTGTTTTCAGCTGATCGTGCAGCTGGATCTCCTCTCCCACAGTAACCTGCCAGCTCTTGCCTTCCCGCTCTACTCGCACGATGCCGTTGAAGCTGACCACCTCACCTACAGCACCGTTGGCGGAGTGGGAAGGCGGCGGCATCAGCAAACACATGCTCAGCAGGAGCATGAAACAAAGTAGACATCTGGTAAAATTCTTCCTGTCAATATGCATTCTCTCTATCTCCTTTCAGCGAGGCGAGCGCCTCGGGGTTACAGCTATGGCTACGGCCAGGGCAACGATGCCCGTTTCGTCTGTCGGCCACGTCAAGCGGTCTTTGTTCGTTACCGATACACGTTGCCGATACGGGCTTCGTTACCGTTGCCCGTTAACGGCCTCAGCAGGCACAGAGGCCTGCCCTACCGGGAAAGGTGGTGCGGGCGTCTCTGCCCGCTTAACTCGTAACCCGCCTCGCCTAACTACTTTGCCTTGACTTCTTCAACCTCCACTATGAAGTCAGTGCCTCTTACACCAGCGGTGCCGCTCGGGGTCTGGACTACAAAGCCCTTCGTTTTGAAACCGAATACCTTGTTGACGATGAAACGAGCTTTTCCTGACCAGAGAGAAAGAAGGGTCTGTCGCTTTTTGTTTTCCGGCTGGTAGAGATATTCAGTGATCTCCAGGGTGGAGCCTGGGGCCATTCTCACCCGGCTTCTGTCAATGAAGAGAATCTCGACCTTGCCATCTTTTCCGGTCTTGAGCTGGTCAAGCAATTGCAGAGCTTCTCCTTTTTGTGCCTGCCAGATCTTTCCTTGCCTTTCGACATAGACACTTCCAGAAAAGCTCGTCACCTCTCCTACCACATCGGCAGCAACCAGGGCGGGAACCGGAGCCAGGAAACACCAGGCAAGAAAAATCAGGAGAGGAGGGAGCCATAGTCTATGATGGTTTCGATCCATTTTCCTTCGGTTCATGTGGTCACCTCCTCTTTTATACGGTAATGGGTTAGGGCTACGGCTACGAGGCCCGTTTCGTCTCTCGGCTACGCCGTTCGGCTTTTTGTTCGTTACCGATACACGTTGCCGATACGGGCTTCGTTACCGTTGCCCGTTAACGATTTCACTTCTTTTCTTCGCCTCCTCCAGTTCTCGGCGGAGGTTCTTGTCGTCTGGTCTGAGATTCAGGGCCAGGTGGTAGTAGCGCACTGCCGAGTTGTACTCTTGCAGTTCGGTGTAGGTTCTGGCGATTCGTCGTGGATAGTTCGCATTCTGCGGTACTATTTTCCGGGCTGCCTGCCAGGCCTGAATGGCGGCCCGACGGTTGCCAAGCTTAAGAAAGAGCTGGGCCTGAATATTGTAGAGATCATCTCTTGTAGGAGATACATAACGAATGGCTCTCGTGATGGCCTCCAGTGCAGCTGCGTACTTCTTCTGAGCCTCAAGCGAGCGCACATATAACAGATGATAACTGCTGTTTGCTGGCTTCAGTATGGCAGCTTTCTGGCTCTCCAGCTCTACAGCATTCCAATCTCTTCTCTTTGCGGCGATCTCTGCCAGGTAGTAGTGGGCCTCGGCTGTTTCTTTATGCTGTAGAGACTGCTGTAAATAGTGAGCAGCAGCCTCTAGATGTCCGTTGCGATAGAAGGCTTTTCCGAGAATAAGCGGCAGAGATTCTGCCACGGCTGGCTCGAATTTGGCTGTCTCCTGACAAAGTTGTACATAAACGCCGAGATCGTCAGAGTTCTTGAAATACCCTGCAAAATGC
The window above is part of the Deltaproteobacteria bacterium genome. Proteins encoded here:
- a CDS encoding FecR domain-containing protein, which gives rise to MHIDRKNFTRCLLCFMLLLSMCLLMPPPSHSANGAVGEVVSFNGIVRVEREGKSWQVTVGEEIQLHDQLKTGTDSRAEILFVDESRVRMAPNSTLEITEYLFKPVERKRKSKLSLWAGKARFIVNDLFGFKEKGYVVQTQNATAGTRGTDFVVEYSLADVPRSQARHPALAALNNMLPVNLSVEQGVAARVASLDLSNLFAANEEPVKKDYRTRVLVLSGLVELCGVVIEETICDLIGARQIASVTSRYFERARGATGSDWDLLRDLADPVEIRTYTTGGPGRIGVTPPPQPPLGTGHDRQFDRTIKSTDVRSSPLPTGSESKSSNTVE
- a CDS encoding type II toxin-antitoxin system Phd/YefM family antitoxin → MQPIDQFVPVTKAKSIFLELVRKISETDDTIAITKNGVPEVVLLSMSKFQNLLETLEILSDEKAMKSIRKSIREAKKGIWVDFEQVMAE
- a CDS encoding NAD-dependent epimerase/dehydratase family protein → MKKALVCGAGGFIGNHLVKRLKKEGFWVRGVDLKYPEFADTLADDFVIGDLRDPQLCITIVDQRFDEVYQLAADMGGAGYVFTGENDADVMHNSAMINLNMLEACYRTNARKIFYSSSACVYPEYNQMDPSNPNCSEDSVYPAEPDSEYGWEKLFSERMYLAFQRNYGLEVRIARYHNIFGPEGSWCDGREKAPAAICRKVAEAPDGGEIEIWGDGEQTRSFLYIDECLEGTIRFMRSDFAGPVNIGSEEMVSINQLADLIMTIAGKKLTKKHIEGPLGVRGRNSDNRLIYKKLGWKPSQPLEVGLRKTYTWIEDQVRKRRTASD
- a CDS encoding O-antigen ligase family protein, with translation MQPATRNAALAAAIQQAAFFGLLIFAPLARGATERWAFCISLWLVLLALTAMMIRRLWQGEPLLPRTVLDLPIGLLLLLAGVSWFFSMYRQATSWAFMRLLLYIAAFYLTYDLASSKAAIRRMLVLLLGMGVLISLLGFIKYAGGSIPAFWKYRLDGHRLNSTFVNPNHAAGYLEMVFLFGLGYLFFRSRAEKMLLGSCLALIFIALLLSMSRGGWIATSASLMFMGAVFYSRLGWQRWKISLAITSFVLVVTLCFLGSNDLFRRIGSFSNQQEIGFNGRLGAAKTTTQLIEEYPLWGTGLGTFPWSFTAVSPAGSNIRWREAHNDYVQIASEMGLPVLIPLGWGLFLIFRTVFKRLKHSGGDRFQTAITLGALGAIVAMLIHSLVDFNIQITSNGILFCVLVGLALSEKNSRHRSIGLEGRSAVFEY
- a CDS encoding FecR domain-containing protein encodes the protein MNRRKMDRNHHRLWLPPLLIFLAWCFLAPVPALVAADVVGEVTSFSGSVYVERQGKIWQAQKGEALQLLDQLKTGKDGKVEILFIDRSRVRMAPGSTLEITEYLYQPENKKRQTLLSLWSGKARFIVNKVFGFKTKGFVVQTPSGTAGVRGTDFIVEVEEVKAK
- a CDS encoding type II toxin-antitoxin system RelE/ParE family toxin, with the protein product MKSFRIRFTAEAARLISKLHPENKKLIKAALRELREAPYSGHDLQEELAGFKSFKSKRYRIIYRVNDDEQFIEIYYVGHRKDIYEQFRELLDQLT